The Spea bombifrons isolate aSpeBom1 chromosome 4, aSpeBom1.2.pri, whole genome shotgun sequence genome segment CAGTCCTTCTTATTTAACTGAACTTGTGTTTTGGCCATCGTGTAGTCCCAGCACCAGACCCAAGAGTCAGGTTGTTTTCCGGCAGAACCGACGGCCGGTAGTCCGGTCCATCACAGGACACATGGCACAGTATTTTTGGACTATTTGGCAACTATGTTTTTAATAGTTCAACTATGAAGTGCCACCATTATCTCCTGCCATTCCATCTTTCTTTATATGCATCTTCTTCACCCTTCTCTCTCTTTGCCCTCCTCTCCTCCGTCCCTGCCATCATCTCTCCTCTGGCCCTCTGGAATTCTCTCTCCCCCCACAAGCAGCTCACTGAATTCTCACTCCGCTCCCTCCCTAAAGAAAGGACACAGCTGATAACAGCAAGTTTTAAAACAAAGCTGGAACTGCTGAGGGCAGAGAACGGTCAAAACAACCCGAGCCGGCAGGTAGGAGAGGACCTcactacacaaacacatacagaaACCCAGACACtgcactactacaccataccagcctcccactcacacactactacaccataccagcctcccactcacacactactacaccataccagcctcccactcacacactactacaccataccagcctcccactcacacactactacaccataccagccactcactcacacactatTACACCATACCAGCCTCccactcacacactactacaccataccAGCCTCCCACTCACACACCACTACACCATACCAGCCTCccactcacacactactacaccataccagcctcccactcacacacactactacaccataccagcctctcactcacacactactacaccataccAGCTTCCCACTCACACACTATTACACCATACCAGCCTCCCACTCACACACTATTACACCATACCAGCCTCccactcacacactactacaccataccagcctcccactcacacactactacactaCACCAGCCTCCCACTCACACACTTCTACACCATACCAGCCTCccactcacacactactacaccataccAGCCTCCCACTCACACACTATTACACCATACCAGCCTCCCACTCACACACTTCTACACCATACCAGCCTCccactcacacactactacaccataccagcctcccactcacacacactactacaccataccagcctctcactcacacactactacaccataccAGCTTCCCACTCACACACTATTACACCATACCAGCCTCCCACTCACACACTTCTACACCATACCAGCCTCccactcacacactactacaccataccagcctcccactcacacacactactacaccataccagcctctcactcacacactactacaccataccAGCTTCCCACTCACACACTATTACACCATACCAGCCTCccactcacacactactacaccataccAGCTTCccactcacacactactacaccataccAGCCTCCCACTCACACACTATTACACCATACAAGCCTCccactcacacactactacaccataccagccactcactcacacactactacaccataccAGCCTCCCACTCACACATTACTACACCATACCAGCCGCccactcacacactactacaccataccAGCCTCACACATTACTACACCATACCAGCCCCCCACTCACACACTACTATACCATACCAGCCTCccactcacacactactacaccataccAGCCTCCCACTCACAGACTATTACACCATACAAGCCTCccactcacacactactacaccataccagccactcactcacacactactacaccataccAGCCTCCCACTCACACATTACTACACCATACCAGCCGCccactcacacactactacaccataccAGCCTCACACATTACTACACCATACCAGCCTCccactcacacactactacaccataccagcctcccactcacacactactacaccataccagccactcactcacacactatTACACCATACCAGCCTCCCACTCACAGACTATTACACCATACAAGCCTCccactcacacactactacaccataccagccactcactcacacactatTACACCATACCAGCCTCccactcacacactactacaccataccagcctcccactcacacactactacaccataccagcctcccactcacacactactacaccataccAGCCTCCCACTCATACACTACTACACTACACCAGCCTCccactcacacactactacaccatgccagcctcccactcacacactactacaccataccagcctcccactcacacactactacaccataccagcctcccactcacacactactacaccataccagcctctcactcacacactactacaccataccagcctcccactcacacactactacaccataccAGCCTTccactcacacactactacaccataccagcctcccactcacacactactacaccataccagcctcccactcacacactactacaccataccagcctcccactcacacactactacaccatgccaGCCTCCCACTCACACATTACTACACCATACCAGCTTCccactcacacactactacaccataccAGCCTCCCACTCACACACTATTACACCATACCAGCCTCccactcacacactactacaccataccAGCCTCCCACTCACACACTATTACACCATACCAGCCTCCCACTCACACACTATTACACCATGccagcctccccctcacacactattACACCGTGACATGTTTACACAGCACAGgtacagcgcagacagcggcggtgccagcctcccctcacacactactacaccgtgacatgtatacacagcacagatacagctcagacagcggcagtgccagcctccccctcacacactactacaccgtggcatgtatacacagcacagatacagcgcagacagtggcagtgccagcctcccctcacacactactacaccgtgacatgtatatacagcacagatacagcgcagacagcggcagcctcccctcacacactactacaccgtgacatgtatacacagcacaggtACAGCGTAGACAGCGGCAGTGCCAGCCTCCgatcacacactactacactgtgacatggaacagcctcccctcacacactactacaccgtgacatgtatacacagcacaggtatagcgcagacagcggcagcctccccctcacacactactacaccgtgacatgtatacacagcacaggtACAGCGCAGACAGTGGCAGtgccagcctcccctcacacactactacaccgtgacatgtatacacagcacagatacagcgcagacagcggcagcctcccctcacacactactacaccgtgacatgtatacacagcacaggtacagcgcagacagcggcagcctccccctcacacactactacactgtgacatgtatacacagcgcagatacagcgcagacagcggcagtgccagcctcccctcacacactactacaccgtgacatgtatacacagcacaggtACAGTGCAGACAGCGgcagcctccccctcacacactactacaccgtgacatgtatatacagcacagatacagcgcagacagcggcagcctcccctcacacactactacaccgtgacatgtatacacagcacaggtACAGCGTAGACAGCGGCAGTGCCAGCCTCCgatcacacactactacactgtgacatggaacagcctcccctcacacactactacaccgtgacatgtatacacagcacagatacagcgcagacagcggcagtgcCAGCCTCCGATCACACACTACTATACTGTGACAAGGAACAGcatcccctcacacactactacaccgtgacatgtatacacagcacaggtACGACTCCCACTCGGAGTCCATTAATTTTCCCCCTCTTCCACTGCAGTATCAGCCGTTACCAAGCCCTGCGTCTTCATGGATCCTCTGTTCCGAGTGTTATTCTACTTTCTGGTGAGTAAAACTTTGCCTCTAATACCGAATACATTTGTGTAAAACTCCTACTACTTGGTGACCTTGTGATATGATAGATTTCaaaccattttattattaataggtTTTTTCTTAAGGTATATAGTAGATATTTCAAGAACGCATTTTACCTGTATTTTGTATACTTTGTAAAAAAGTTTTGCTTttctgagaaggtggtagataggtagaaccgtctcccagcagaagtggtagaggataaaacaatgagggaatttaaacatgcatgaaatatcgaatatttttttcattgtttttgctGCATGAAAATGGCCAAACCAAATTCTAGTCctccttttaatttaattgttcTATATTTTTGGATCTGGTCAATAAGAATGCTGTGGGCTAGTAACTAGAAACTATAACTAGTGGTTTTTAATAGTTATCTCTTTATTTTTGCTCACTGggctattattattagcattatttgtaattatttggttagcaatgtttctattatattagttttgtatttatttggatATATTTTCTTGGATCCGCACAGGAGAGATGGGGTTAATTAGCCTTGAGGCCGTGgactggagggggggggtctttaCTTTAGGGGCTAGAGGGACCCAGGGTGTGATGGGGAATAATTCATTGACACCAACATCACTGTTACGCAACAAGAGACAATCGTTAAGTCTTCTCCAAATATTCTCCATCATTATTCCAAGACAGAGCGATTTGCCTACTCATTAACATATGCAAATAAGCAATCGGAGATGCCAGTTAACAAAAATGCATGAATCTACAAGGTAATTCTATGCTAATGAGAAGCTGAGTAGTGGGGTTACTGGCTATACAGTAAACAGCGagggagagagaatgagaagAGAACAACGATTCTGAGATCAGGTGTTGACCACGACGTGTTGTCGTTGaggtttaaaacattttcattcctGTATGTTTTATGGTGGAGAGCCATTATCTTCTCATGAATGTTAACCATGAATCTGTAGGTCGCTGAAGTTCTTGGAGATCAGACCCCGGCATTTGACAGCACAGAAGTTCCTTCGGTCACTTGGCCAGATTGGATGGCTAGTCTCCCGGACCACCTACCGCTTTCATCCTTGGCGATCCCGGGCACTCATGATACCATGGCATTTTATGGTGGCTCGCTGGCTGAATGCCAAAGCTGGAGGCTAGAAAATCAATATAAAGCTGGAATTCGATTCTTAGACATCCGGTGTAGACATTACCAAGACCGCCTGCCCATCTTCCATGGAGTGTCCTACCAACGTACTGATTTTGTAGAAGTCCTTATCGACACGGTGAGATTCTTGACTGAATATCCGACCGAAACTGTGCTGATGAGGGTGAAAGAAGAGTACGAGCCTTATCAGAACACAAGAAGCTTCTACAAGAGTGTAGCCGAAGTGGTGGAATCCATTGGACAACATTGGTTCCTGAGGACCAATTACCTTCCTACCTTGGGTGAAGCCAGGGGAAAAGTGATCATTTTGCAGAACTTCCAATCCTTGGGAGAGGGTCCAGATTTTGGACCTCCCTATCCTGGTTCAATGAGCATCTCCGATGAGTATCAAGTGACTGACGATAATGAAAAGTGGAAGGAGGTGGAGAGGCATCTTAATGTGGCCCAAAGTGGAGATCCCAAGATGACCTATCTAACCTACTCTTCTGGAGTTCACTGGCTCCTCTATCCACCAAAGAACTTGGCTTATCTGATTAATCCAAGACTACATGAGTTCCTCTCAGCTATACATTCTTTAGAAAGTAGGAGCAGGTCAGTGGGGGTAGTTATCTTGGATTTTCCTGGGGCTGAACTTGTGAGGGAAATTATCTTGGACAACTGGAAGTAAGCGAAGAGGATGTAATGTAGGTGAGCAGCACTTCAATAAAATTGTTAATCCAGGGTCGCCTACCAATGCTGCTGGAAAAGATAGCAGCGTGAATAGTTAAAATGAGGGTTACTAGGGGTTATTTGCCCTGATAGGGTAAGTTATGGTTAGAGGTCAAGGTAAGGGCAGTTAAGAGCTAGAATTCACACACAAATTACTTAATTTTGACAGAATGAGGATACTCACCATTAAAGTTTAATATGACCATCGTTTGTGCTAAAAAGATAGGTCTCACTTTTGAGACAAAGGCTTTGCTACCGAATTAATAAATGTCTGTTCTCTAAAAGGCTTGATTAgtggatttttaaaaacattttaacaatttctaAGCTCTTAATAAACGTCCACCTACGTTGTTAGGGTCCATCATGCCATTGGTCCCAGTCTGGGGTAACTGCTGGTTAACCAAATACATCTAATTAAACTCGTATCGTCCAATAGAATTCCTACCATTCATATAAACCCATCTTCCTACAATCAAATCCTACCTCCAACACAGTCTGTTTTTGGAGGATGGTCCCGTTTTGATACTTCTGTCCTTATTCCACACACTGGGCTGTCTTTGTTTACTAAGGACATTTC includes the following:
- the LOC128491310 gene encoding 1-phosphatidylinositol phosphodiesterase-like, with protein sequence MDPLFRVLFYFLVAEVLGDQTPAFDSTEVPSVTWPDWMASLPDHLPLSSLAIPGTHDTMAFYGGSLAECQSWRLENQYKAGIRFLDIRCRHYQDRLPIFHGVSYQRTDFVEVLIDTVRFLTEYPTETVLMRVKEEYEPYQNTRSFYKSVAEVVESIGQHWFLRTNYLPTLGEARGKVIILQNFQSLGEGPDFGPPYPGSMSISDEYQVTDDNEKWKEVERHLNVAQSGDPKMTYLTYSSGVHWLLYPPKNLAYLINPRLHEFLSAIHSLESRSRSVGVVILDFPGAELVREIILDNWK